In Camelus dromedarius isolate mCamDro1 chromosome 24, mCamDro1.pat, whole genome shotgun sequence, one genomic interval encodes:
- the DCUN1D3 gene encoding DCN1-like protein 3 — protein MGQCVTKCKNPSSTLGSKNGDRDPSSKSHSRRGAGHREEQLPTCGKPGGDILVNGTKKAEAATEACQLPTSSGDAGREPKSNAEESSLQRLEELFRRYKDEREDAILEEGMERFCNDLCVDPTEFRVLLLAWKFQAATMCKFTRKEFFDGCKAISADSIDGICARFPSLLTEAKQEDKFKDLYRFTFQFGLDSEEGQRSLHREIAIALWKLVFTQNNPPVLDQWLNFLTENPSGIKGISRDTWNMFLNFTQVIGPDLSNYSEDEAWPSLFDTFVEWEMERRKREGEGRGALSSGPEGLCPEEQT, from the exons ATGGGCCAGTGTGTCACCAAATGCAAGAATCCATCATCAACTCTGGGTAGCAAGAATGGAGACCGTGACCCCAGCAGCAAGTCACACAGCAGGCGGGGTGCAGGCCACCGTGAGGAACAGCTGCCAACCTGTGGCAAGCCAGGTGGGGATATCCTCGTCAATGGGACCAAGAAGGCAGAGGCTGCTACCGAGGCCTGCCAGCTGCCAACATCCTCGGGAGACGCTGGGAGAGAGCCCAAGTCGAATGCCGAAGAGTCTTCCTTGCAGAGGTTGGAGGAGCTGTTCAGGCGCTATAAGGACGAGCGGGAGGATGCAATTTTGGAGGAAGGCATGGAGCGCTTTTGCAATGACTTGTGTGTCGACCCCACGGAATTTCGAGTGCTGCTCTTGGCTTGGAAGTTCCAGGCTGCTACCATGTGCAAATTCACCAG GAAGGAGTTTTTTGATGGCTGCAAAGCAATAAGTGCAGACAGCATTGATGGGATCTGTGCCCGGTTCCCCAGCCTCTTAACAGAAGCCAAACAAGAGGATAAATTCAAGGATCTCTACAGGTTTACATTTCAGTTCGGCCTGGACTCTGAAGAAGGGCAGCGGTCACTGCATCGGGAAATAGCCATTGCCCTGTGGAAACTAGTCTTTACCCAGAACAATCCTCCGGTATTGGACCAGTGGCTAAACTTCCTAACAGAGAACCCCTCGGGGATCAAAGGCATCTCCAGGGACACTTGGAACATGTTCCTTAACTTCACTCAGGTGATTGGCCCTGACCTCAGCAACTACAGTGAAGATGAGGCCTGGCCAAGTCTCTTCGACACCTTTGTGGAGTGGGAAATGGAAcgaaggaaaagagaaggggaagggagaggcgcACTCAGCTCAGGGCCCGAGGGCTTGTGTCCCGAGGAGCAGACTTAG